A DNA window from Candidatus Hydrogenedentota bacterium contains the following coding sequences:
- a CDS encoding class I SAM-dependent methyltransferase → MSDGLHRQAEPEIMDEAEEAYAYALADFAEVNAAFVERLRELSSGRDTAVALDLGTGPADIPVRVARARPRWRIWAVDASHAMLQLGLDACKKANAAATIGLLLADAKSLPIRGHSMDVVFSNSILHHITDTGLLWKEIKRVAKPGALVFLRDLARPGSASDALDIVSKHAGNESPLLREEYYRSLLSAYTVEEIVCQLDTAGLDALEVEQVTDRHLDVWGVIPAA, encoded by the coding sequence ATGTCCGATGGATTGCATCGCCAGGCCGAACCGGAAATCATGGATGAGGCGGAAGAAGCGTACGCATATGCCCTGGCTGATTTTGCGGAAGTGAACGCCGCGTTCGTGGAACGGCTGCGCGAATTGAGTAGCGGCCGAGACACGGCTGTCGCCCTCGACCTCGGCACGGGCCCCGCGGACATCCCGGTGCGCGTCGCCCGGGCAAGACCCCGCTGGCGCATCTGGGCGGTGGACGCGTCGCACGCCATGCTCCAGCTCGGATTGGACGCCTGCAAAAAGGCAAACGCTGCCGCCACAATAGGCCTGTTGCTGGCCGACGCGAAGTCTTTGCCCATACGCGGCCACAGCATGGACGTCGTGTTCTCGAACAGCATATTGCATCACATCACCGATACCGGCCTGTTGTGGAAAGAGATCAAACGCGTGGCCAAACCCGGCGCGCTTGTGTTCCTGCGCGATTTGGCCCGCCCGGGTTCCGCCTCCGATGCCTTGGACATAGTCAGCAAACACGCCGGGAACGAGTCGCCGCTCCTGCGCGAGGAATATTACCGGTCTCTCCTGTCCGCATATACCGTCGAGGAAATCGTATGCCAACTCGACACGGCCGGTCTGGATGCGCTCGAGGTTGAACAAGTCACCGACCGGCATCTCGATGTCTGGGGAGTGATCCCCGCCGCCTGA
- a CDS encoding CBS domain-containing protein, which yields MVAVPVARDIMKTTTRLFHPDISVFEAMEALCHKGENAAMVVDADYRLVGILTEEDCLRVLLSEVYDGFEAIGRARVADYMSPVTETLTPSTDIFAIASIFLRTNVNLLPVLDDGVLIGCIKRLCMLAAIIELMKQDVANQALVMEKIRLSEHPKSIGDLLRLAGGHDKEQLKEVFSQRYRPQPEEGANP from the coding sequence ATGGTTGCAGTACCTGTAGCACGCGACATCATGAAGACCACCACCCGCCTGTTTCACCCTGACATCAGTGTTTTCGAGGCAATGGAAGCACTCTGCCATAAGGGAGAGAATGCCGCGATGGTGGTTGACGCCGATTACCGCCTCGTGGGGATCCTTACGGAAGAGGACTGTCTGCGGGTCTTGCTCAGCGAAGTCTACGATGGCTTCGAAGCCATCGGGCGCGCGCGCGTGGCTGACTATATGTCTCCTGTCACCGAGACTCTTACGCCGAGCACGGACATATTCGCCATCGCCTCGATCTTTCTGCGTACGAACGTGAATCTGCTGCCGGTGCTCGACGACGGGGTTCTCATTGGCTGCATCAAACGGCTGTGCATGCTTGCGGCCATCATCGAGCTGATGAAACAGGACGTGGCAAACCAGGCGCTGGTCATGGAGAAGATCAGACTCTCGGAACATCCGAAATCCATAGGCGACCTGTTGCGGCTGGCGGGCGGCCATGACAAAGAGCAGCTCAAGGAGGTATTCAGCCAGCGGTATCGTCCCCAGCCTGAAGAGGGCGCCAATCCGTAG
- the rpsD gene encoding 30S ribosomal protein S4 has protein sequence MARYTGPKHKLCRRLGSCVWGDPKCPSGKRPFAPGQHGPTLRRKATVYGQQLLDKQRIQTHYGLLEKQMRRTFSKAQRMGGVTGSNLLMLLESRLDSVVYRLGLARTMNQARQIVTHGHILVNGQKCNMPSFQVKPGTVVSVREKSRKIPALADGAASPPAAIPEYLERAADSFEGRMIATPNLETMPFKPDTAGIIGFYSR, from the coding sequence ATGGCCAGGTATACGGGACCAAAACACAAGCTGTGTCGTCGTTTGGGCTCTTGTGTATGGGGCGATCCAAAATGCCCTTCCGGCAAGCGGCCTTTCGCGCCAGGGCAACATGGCCCGACCTTGCGGCGAAAAGCGACAGTATACGGACAACAGTTGTTGGATAAGCAGCGGATCCAGACCCATTATGGGCTTCTCGAGAAACAGATGCGGCGCACATTCAGCAAGGCTCAGCGCATGGGCGGCGTCACCGGATCGAACTTGCTCATGCTGCTCGAGTCGCGCCTGGACTCGGTCGTGTATCGTCTGGGTCTGGCCCGCACCATGAATCAGGCGCGCCAAATCGTCACCCACGGCCACATCCTCGTGAACGGGCAGAAGTGCAACATGCCCAGTTTTCAGGTGAAGCCGGGAACGGTGGTCAGCGTGAGGGAAAAGAGCCGCAAGATCCCCGCGTTGGCGGATGGAGCGGCAAGCCCGCCGGCGGCGATTCCGGAATACCTCGAGCGTGCCGCTGATTCGTTTGAAGGCAGGATGATCGCCACCCCGAACCTCGAGACCATGCCGTTCAAGCCGGACACGGCGGGCATCATCGGCTTCTACTCGCGCTGA